In Vicinamibacteria bacterium, a single window of DNA contains:
- a CDS encoding EAL domain-containing protein, protein MKETQVATRDGDVATSAFDPQHPLFTYREHLEELKARLEEDGFIALLLIDVSDINQVERDYGSVIFDQLMDMVREVVRELQGTELRTGDIVSLNERAGDVFLIFLAPRKEEEHLLAEDIEKIGERVEFLLAPRVSQTAFTYMKKRPRVFVGTSLVLHNPLVRAERLVMRAIQEAQQASKLNNYRRHLESKKQLQRIILKEQITTLFQPIYDMETERPHGFEALCRGPKGTEFYSPIVLFDVADKTDLLFELDHLCRRKALVSATKKGGGLPKDYKLFINTLPFSMRDPHFQGQDLIDLLGRNLAPDQIVLEVNEKYAIDNYHLFRDAMKYFQHLGCLIAIDDMGAEHSGLDKIVELQPNYVKLDIKLVRDIHTSFVKKEMVQSFKSLADKIDARLIAEGIEKKEELDVVREIGVSFVQGNSLGKPMQGFQITPTGS, encoded by the coding sequence TTGAAAGAAACGCAAGTCGCCACGCGCGACGGCGACGTGGCAACATCTGCCTTTGATCCGCAACACCCTCTGTTCACCTACCGCGAGCATCTCGAGGAGTTGAAAGCCCGTCTCGAGGAAGACGGCTTCATCGCGCTGCTCCTCATCGATGTATCCGACATCAACCAGGTGGAGCGCGACTACGGGAGCGTGATTTTCGACCAGCTCATGGACATGGTTCGCGAGGTGGTTCGGGAGCTCCAGGGGACCGAGCTTCGTACCGGGGATATCGTCTCGTTGAACGAGCGGGCGGGCGACGTGTTCTTGATCTTCCTCGCACCGAGGAAGGAAGAGGAGCACCTACTCGCCGAGGATATCGAGAAGATTGGCGAGAGGGTCGAGTTCCTCCTCGCGCCCCGAGTCTCGCAAACCGCCTTCACTTACATGAAGAAACGTCCCCGCGTGTTCGTGGGCACGTCGCTGGTCTTGCACAACCCGCTGGTGAGAGCCGAACGCCTGGTCATGCGAGCGATTCAGGAGGCCCAGCAGGCGTCGAAGCTCAACAACTACCGGCGCCACCTCGAGAGCAAGAAACAGCTCCAGCGCATCATCCTCAAAGAACAGATCACCACGCTCTTCCAGCCCATCTATGACATGGAGACCGAGCGTCCCCACGGCTTCGAGGCGCTCTGCCGCGGTCCTAAGGGGACCGAGTTCTACAGTCCGATCGTTCTGTTCGACGTGGCTGACAAGACCGACCTGCTTTTCGAGCTCGACCATCTCTGCCGCCGCAAGGCCCTGGTGTCGGCCACGAAGAAAGGCGGTGGGCTCCCGAAAGACTACAAGCTCTTCATCAATACACTGCCCTTCTCGATGCGAGATCCTCACTTCCAGGGGCAGGATCTCATCGATCTGCTGGGAAGAAACCTCGCTCCGGATCAGATCGTTCTCGAGGTCAACGAGAAATACGCTATCGACAACTACCACTTGTTTCGCGATGCGATGAAGTACTTTCAACATTTGGGCTGCCTCATCGCCATCGACGACATGGGAGCCGAACATTCCGGGCTCGACAAGATCGTGGAGCTTCAGCCGAACTACGTGAAGCTCGACATAAAGCTCGTGCGAGACATCCACACAAGCTTCGTCAAGAAGGAGATGGTGCAGAGCTTCAAGTCCCTGGCGGACAAGATCGATGCCCGACTCATTGCCGAAGGAATCGAGAAGAAGGAGGAGCTCGATGTCGTTCGCGAGATCGGTGTGAGCTTCGTCCAGGGCAATTCGCTCGGCAAGCCGATGCAGGGCTTCCAGATCACCCCAACCGGCAGCTGA
- a CDS encoding trypsin-like peptidase domain-containing protein encodes MIRLALLGLVVTAPSLVPAPMQSKPSLDALSDSFGALAESVNPAVVQILASGFSAASGIVTGELISEQMSRGSGVVLSSDGYIVTNAHVVSGARRVRVLIPQRDEGSSILGSRGRLAGAQIVGIDLETDLAVLKTEGDGHFHLELGDSDRLRPGELVFAFGSPLGLENSVTMGVVSAKARQLREGDPMIYVQTDASINPGNSGGPLVDTDGKVVGINTMILSQSGGNEGVGFAAPANIVRNVFDQIRSTGRVARGEIGASVQTITPLLASGLDLPRSWGVIVSDVTPDGPAGKAGLESGDLILTLDGRTMENGRQLEVNLYQKRVGERARLGILRGASELTLEVEVVERREHPYRFAGLVHPDRNLVPELGILGIDLDDRLRQMFTGLRIPSGVVVAARAREATPWQGGGLLPGDVIHEVNRNEIRSLAELKATIARYGPGDPIALWVERDGELLYVALEIS; translated from the coding sequence ATGATCCGGCTCGCGCTCCTCGGTCTCGTCGTCACCGCGCCGAGTCTCGTGCCCGCCCCAATGCAGTCGAAGCCGAGCCTCGACGCGTTGAGCGACTCCTTCGGCGCCCTGGCCGAGAGCGTCAACCCCGCCGTCGTCCAGATTCTCGCGTCCGGCTTCTCCGCCGCGAGCGGCATCGTCACCGGGGAGCTCATCTCGGAGCAGATGAGCCGGGGCTCGGGGGTCGTCCTTTCATCCGACGGCTATATCGTGACGAACGCACACGTGGTGAGCGGGGCCCGTCGGGTGCGAGTCCTCATTCCGCAGCGGGACGAAGGCAGCTCGATTCTAGGCTCACGGGGTCGACTCGCCGGAGCCCAGATCGTGGGGATCGACCTGGAGACGGATCTGGCCGTCCTGAAGACCGAGGGCGACGGGCATTTCCACCTGGAGCTCGGGGATTCCGACCGGCTACGGCCCGGCGAGCTCGTCTTCGCATTCGGAAGCCCGCTCGGGCTAGAGAACTCCGTCACGATGGGCGTGGTGAGCGCCAAGGCGCGCCAACTTCGCGAGGGCGACCCGATGATCTACGTCCAGACCGATGCGTCGATCAACCCCGGAAACAGCGGCGGGCCTCTGGTGGACACCGACGGCAAGGTCGTGGGTATCAATACGATGATCCTTTCGCAGTCGGGCGGAAACGAGGGCGTCGGCTTCGCCGCTCCCGCCAATATCGTGCGCAACGTATTCGATCAAATTCGATCCACCGGCCGGGTGGCACGGGGTGAGATCGGAGCGTCGGTGCAGACGATTACACCCTTGCTGGCAAGCGGGCTGGACTTGCCCAGATCCTGGGGAGTCATCGTTTCCGACGTCACGCCGGATGGTCCCGCGGGGAAGGCAGGTTTGGAGTCCGGCGATCTGATTCTGACCCTGGACGGAAGAACCATGGAGAACGGGCGGCAGCTCGAAGTGAACCTCTACCAGAAGCGGGTGGGAGAACGAGCCCGGCTCGGAATACTCCGGGGAGCGAGCGAGCTCACGCTCGAGGTCGAGGTCGTGGAGAGGCGCGAGCATCCCTACCGGTTCGCCGGGCTGGTTCATCCCGATCGAAACCTGGTGCCCGAGCTCGGCATCCTCGGCATCGATCTGGACGACAGGCTCCGACAGATGTTCACCGGGCTGCGGATTCCGAGCGGAGTCGTCGTCGCCGCCCGCGCCCGGGAGGCTACTCCGTGGCAGGGTGGGGGGCTTCTGCCCGGCGACGTCATCCACGAGGTGAATCGGAACGAGATCCGAAGCCTTGCCGAGCTCAAAGCGACCATCGCCCGCTATGGTCCCGGAGATCCGATCGCCCTGTGGGTGGAGCGTGACGGCGAGCTACTCTACGTGGCCCTGGAGATCTCTTGA